Genomic segment of Sporanaerobacter acetigenes DSM 13106:
AATATCATTTGAAAATATTCCTTCATTATAGAGCTTCCTAAGTCTCCAAAATATTCCCTTTACAGAACTATATGGACAAGTTTTGTCATAAGAATCATATAATTCCTTTCTTTTTTTCCAAGCTTCTGTTTCTGCAGTAGTCGTAGCCTCTTCTATCCTTCTCTTTATTTTTTCTTGAGAACCCTCTTCTTGGGCTTCAGAAAGCATCTTGAGCCTGTCATGAAAACTTTGATAGGAATCTTTTCGCTTGTACAATATATCTACTACATTGTTCATGGCATCTGTCAGTGTACTAGAAGCATCTAATAGATTTTTTAAATCTTGAGGACTCAAATCCTCAAATTTAACTCCCACATCATAGCCGACTTGAAGACATTTAAATTTTCCGCTGAAATCTTCCTTTTCATCATCAGGAAGATATTCCTGCATTTCAGAAAAATCCATTTCAAAATGAGGATCTAGAACTATTGTAGGTATATTTAATTTCATAAGTTCCTCTAAAACTACTCTAAGTCCAAAGGATTTTCCAGAGCCAGAACCTCCAAATACTCCTATATGAGGATATTGATGCATAGACTTTAAATCAAGTATATAAGGTATACCCTTTTGAGGTTGGAGCTTATCATCTTCAAATGTATACAATATATTTTTAAGTTCCTCATCCATATCTTCTTCCATTTGATCTGTGTTTCTTATGAGACCTAAAACCAGCCCTTCTTCTTTATTTGCTTTGACCATAAAATCTTTTACTTCATAAAATTTAGGTACCCTTACATCAGAGCCAGTTTCTACTGGATATTGAGCCTCATTTATAAGTCTTACTTTGGCAATATATATAGTATCTTCATCTATATTGTATCCTATAGCTCTTAGGGACTCCAATACACTGGAGTCTACCAAATCTCCATTTATATTTAGCGGTATGTATCTATTGTAAGTATTGGCCTCTACTACCTCTCCCATTAAGTCGCCTTGAGCTTCATCCATTATAATTAAAAACTCATTTATCCTAAAGTTTCTATCTTTAGACCCTATATATACTTCTTGTTGAGTAGTAATTCCTACAACCTTCATCAAAAATCCCCCCTAAAGTGTTCTTTTATCTCTTTCAGATATAAAAAGTTTTTCAAGTATTTCTCTATCTAAATAAGTTTCCAAGATACTGTGCATCATCTTGTCCGATATTTTCACTTCACTATCTACTATATCAAGCCATAGTGGCACACCCCTGCTATTTTTAGGCGTGAGAGTAAATACAAGCTTTGCCATTTCTTCTATATACTCTCTTTGAGTATCTAGTATATCCATTCCAATGACGCTAGGAGCATTGGAGCTTCTCATAAATATAGAAGTAAATCCTTCCTTAGGTTTCTTTGCTACTTCATCTTTTATTTTAACCATCTCTCCATATTTAAGAAGTCCATATAGTAATTCTCTATCATATAAATTTTCGGCTGTATCTAAAATCTTATCTTTAGCTAATTTTTCTCCAACAATAGAAGTTTTTATATCCTTTATGACACCTATAAGTATGATTCCCCTGTTTTCACATTCCCTTCGAAGTTCTATCCACTTTTCAAAACACTCTATATCATATCTTATAAGAGAACCATCC
This window contains:
- a CDS encoding ATP-binding protein — encoded protein: MKVVGITTQQEVYIGSKDRNFRINEFLIIMDEAQGDLMGEVVEANTYNRYIPLNINGDLVDSSVLESLRAIGYNIDEDTIYIAKVRLINEAQYPVETGSDVRVPKFYEVKDFMVKANKEEGLVLGLIRNTDQMEEDMDEELKNILYTFEDDKLQPQKGIPYILDLKSMHQYPHIGVFGGSGSGKSFGLRVVLEELMKLNIPTIVLDPHFEMDFSEMQEYLPDDEKEDFSGKFKCLQVGYDVGVKFEDLSPQDLKNLLDASSTLTDAMNNVVDILYKRKDSYQSFHDRLKMLSEAQEEGSQEKIKRRIEEATTTAETEAWKKRKELYDSYDKTCPYSSVKGIFWRLRKLYNEGIFSNDIHEIEEGLKLGKLIVVQGSTRMLQVFSTYLLNNLYHKRRDFKDALYKHTTSDYFPPFFIVTDESHNFAPKGYECPSKAVLKEISQEGRKYGVFLILATQRPTLLEETITAQLNTKFIFRTVRSSDIQTIREETDIKEEEARRLPYLKSGDVFISSATMGRTIYVRIRASKTRSPHTLNPFDELKKYSKEEEEKFYRIIKDKLPINESQFLSILGEVEKEYGEAINMDQLKEKMEKLVESEKIEKVATPFGDMYK
- a CDS encoding DNA double-strand break repair nuclease NurA; the encoded protein is MYGLSDELKEKVIRLNSNLCNKYNKLLKMDSGELKNYVDENIGEIVQIEKMDKSEIEKYLKNGGIIGVDGSKNRIGGAYPHYLEIYQGLAKSSIYDDTPIYKADFYTPLYTEEESELIERLDGNEEAIKNYKLSGIEVDVALEGVKKYNPYAIMMDGSLIRYDIECFEKWIELRRECENRGIILIGVIKDIKTSIVGEKLAKDKILDTAENLYDRELLYGLLKYGEMVKIKDEVAKKPKEGFTSIFMRSSNAPSVIGMDILDTQREYIEEMAKLVFTLTPKNSRGVPLWLDIVDSEVKISDKMMHSILETYLDREILEKLFISERDKRTL